The following coding sequences are from one Desulfosporosinus orientis DSM 765 window:
- the aprA gene encoding adenylyl-sulfate reductase subunit alpha — protein MPMNFETVEVTTDLLIVGGGMGACGAAVEAAHWAKKHGLKVTLVDKASMPRSGAVGMGLSAINLYVGLAEGKNTVEDYVRYVKGDMMGISRDDLVANIARHVDSSVHMFEKWGLPLWKDENGGYVHEGKWQLMISGESYKVIVAEAAKNALGEENIYERVFITEPLLKDGKCVGAVGFSVREDKFYVFKAKATLCVMGGTVGVFKPKSTGEGAGRSWYPPFSTGSSAYFTIRAGAEMSSQEVRFVPIRFKDAYGPVGAWFLLFKSRATNALGENYMETRADELKNWGVYGSIKPIPANLRNHLGLLDVQEGKGPLFMRTEEAIANLAKQYEGDEKAFKKKMKSLENEAWEDFLDMTIAQALLWAATNVQPEERSSEIAAAEPYFISSHSGSSGAWISGPEDLSAGTDYFWGYVNMTTVPALFAAGDASGNCPHKFSSGTHTEGRIAAKGACQYILDNNTLIEVEPQVIEDMKATVYKPLEIYEQYKDFSTDPTVNPNYILPKQFMFRLQKLMDEYVGGANVYFCMNQASLDRAAELFQFLKEDAEKLAAKDVYELLRVWENKHRMWQAEAHLRAVTFREETRWPGYYIRTDMPGLDEENWHCFVNMKWDPNSNEWSVFKRPVIDMFGVKF, from the coding sequence ATGCCAATGAACTTTGAAACAGTAGAAGTAACAACCGACCTTCTGATCGTCGGAGGCGGAATGGGAGCCTGTGGTGCGGCTGTAGAAGCAGCTCACTGGGCTAAAAAACATGGACTTAAAGTAACCTTAGTTGATAAAGCTTCAATGCCGCGTTCCGGTGCTGTCGGAATGGGATTATCCGCTATCAACCTCTATGTTGGACTTGCTGAAGGCAAGAATACCGTTGAAGACTATGTCCGCTATGTTAAAGGCGATATGATGGGAATTTCCCGTGACGACTTAGTCGCTAACATTGCACGTCACGTTGACAGCTCCGTTCATATGTTTGAAAAATGGGGTCTTCCTTTGTGGAAAGACGAAAACGGCGGCTATGTTCACGAAGGTAAATGGCAATTAATGATCAGCGGTGAATCCTATAAGGTTATCGTTGCTGAAGCTGCTAAAAACGCTTTAGGTGAAGAAAACATTTATGAGAGAGTTTTCATCACTGAGCCACTTCTTAAAGACGGCAAATGCGTAGGAGCTGTAGGTTTCAGTGTTCGTGAAGATAAATTCTATGTCTTCAAAGCAAAAGCAACCTTGTGCGTAATGGGTGGAACCGTTGGTGTCTTCAAACCTAAATCCACTGGTGAAGGTGCTGGACGTTCTTGGTATCCTCCGTTCTCCACTGGTTCTTCCGCTTACTTCACAATTCGTGCCGGCGCAGAAATGAGCAGCCAAGAAGTTCGCTTCGTTCCAATTCGTTTTAAAGATGCTTACGGTCCTGTCGGCGCTTGGTTCTTACTCTTCAAATCCCGTGCAACCAACGCTTTGGGTGAAAACTACATGGAAACCCGCGCTGATGAGTTGAAAAACTGGGGCGTATACGGTTCCATTAAACCGATTCCTGCTAACCTCCGTAACCACCTCGGATTGTTAGACGTACAAGAAGGTAAAGGACCTCTCTTCATGCGTACAGAGGAAGCTATCGCTAACCTGGCTAAACAATATGAAGGAGACGAAAAAGCCTTCAAAAAGAAAATGAAGTCTTTAGAGAATGAAGCTTGGGAAGACTTCCTCGATATGACCATTGCACAAGCTTTACTCTGGGCTGCTACCAACGTTCAACCTGAAGAAAGATCTTCTGAAATTGCTGCAGCTGAGCCATACTTCATCAGTTCCCACTCCGGTTCATCCGGTGCCTGGATCTCCGGTCCGGAAGATCTCTCTGCCGGAACAGACTACTTCTGGGGTTATGTTAACATGACCACAGTTCCTGCCCTCTTTGCAGCTGGAGACGCATCCGGAAACTGCCCGCATAAATTCTCCTCCGGTACCCATACCGAAGGTCGTATTGCTGCTAAAGGTGCTTGCCAATATATCTTAGATAACAACACTTTGATCGAAGTTGAGCCGCAAGTTATCGAAGATATGAAAGCAACCGTTTATAAACCTCTTGAAATCTACGAGCAATATAAAGACTTCAGTACCGATCCTACTGTTAACCCCAACTACATTCTGCCGAAACAATTCATGTTCCGTCTGCAAAAATTGATGGATGAGTATGTTGGTGGAGCAAACGTTTACTTCTGCATGAACCAAGCTTCCCTAGACAGAGCTGCTGAACTCTTCCAGTTCCTCAAAGAAGACGCTGAGAAATTAGCTGCCAAAGACGTTTACGAACTCTTGAGAGTTTGGGAAAACAAACACAGAATGTGGCAAGCTGAAGCACATCTTCGCGCTGTAACATTCCGTGAAGAAACACGTTGGCCTGGATATTATATCAGAACAGATATGCCAGGTCTAGATGAGGAAAACTGGCACTGTTTCGTAAACATGAAGTGGGATCCAAATTCCAATGAATGGTCTGTATTCAAACGCCCAGTCATTGATATGTTCGGTGTTAAGTTCTAA
- the aprB gene encoding adenylyl-sulfate reductase subunit beta, translating to MPSFVIAEKCDGCKGQDKTACMYACPNDLMLLDKEKMKAVNLDPSQCWECLCCVKACPQQAMDLRGYADFVPLGASCVPLRGSDSIMWTVKFRNGMTKRFKFPIRTTEEGSAVPDGGYEITSSDINGIELYTEPASMHMPVWTYKK from the coding sequence ATGCCAAGTTTTGTAATTGCAGAAAAGTGTGACGGATGTAAAGGGCAAGACAAAACAGCTTGCATGTATGCATGCCCCAATGACTTAATGTTGTTAGACAAAGAAAAAATGAAAGCTGTAAACCTCGATCCATCTCAATGCTGGGAGTGCCTGTGCTGTGTTAAGGCTTGCCCGCAACAAGCTATGGACCTTCGCGGCTATGCTGACTTCGTTCCCCTTGGAGCATCTTGTGTACCTCTCCGTGGATCCGACAGCATTATGTGGACTGTTAAATTCCGTAACGGCATGACTAAACGCTTCAAATTCCCGATTCGTACCACAGAAGAAGGTTCCGCAGTTCCTGATGGCGGTTATGAAATAACTTCCAGCGATATAAACGGCATTGAACTGTATACCGAACCCGCTTCAATGCATATGCCAGTATGGACTTATAAGAAGTAA
- a CDS encoding YlbF family regulator, translating to MDQIEELMQKATELGKSIAETKIYKDFKRAEYDLLQNDEARKLVESLHKMKNEQRGKQMAGIEVTSEEKDQLTELEQKCIRNKQVLTSNNANSRFQEFMEEITSCIRKGIQSVDN from the coding sequence ATGGATCAAATTGAAGAACTTATGCAAAAAGCCACTGAACTGGGAAAATCAATAGCTGAAACAAAAATTTATAAAGATTTTAAAAGAGCGGAATACGATCTTTTACAAAATGACGAAGCTCGTAAATTAGTAGAGAGTCTGCACAAGATGAAAAATGAACAACGCGGTAAACAAATGGCAGGTATCGAAGTCACCTCTGAGGAAAAAGATCAACTTACAGAATTGGAACAAAAATGCATTCGCAATAAGCAAGTACTCACTTCAAATAATGCTAATTCACGATTCCAAGAGTTTATGGAAGAGATAACCAGTTGTATTCGAAAAGGAATTCAAAGTGTCGATAATTAA